A genomic window from Pungitius pungitius chromosome 12, fPunPun2.1, whole genome shotgun sequence includes:
- the trappc5 gene encoding trafficking protein particle complex subunit 5, whose translation MDTRFTRGKSNILERPLTRPKTEVSVSAFALLYSEMVQYCQSRVYSVSELQTRLADMGQSVGASLLDVLVLREKNGKRETKVLNMLLFIKVNVWKSLFGKEADKLEQANDDDKTYYIIEKEPLINAYISVPKENSSLNCAAFTAGVVEAILTHSGFPAKVTAHWHKGTTLMIKFNESVIARDKALDGR comes from the exons ATGGACACGCGGTTCACTCGAGGCAAATCCAACATCCTGGAGCGACCCCTCACCCGACCCAAGACCGAGGTGAGCGTGAGCGCGTTCGCCCTCCTGTACTCCGAGATGGTGCAGTACTGTCAGAGCCGCGTGTACTCGGTGTCGGAGCTGCAGACGCGCCTGGCCGACATGGGCCAGAGCGTCGGCGCCAGCCTGCTGGACGTGCTGGTGCTGAGGGAGAAGAACGGCAAGAGGGAGACCAAAGTGCTCAACATGCTGCTCTTTATCAAG GTCAATGTCTGGAAGTCTCTGTTTGGGAAGGAGGCTGACAAACTGGAGCAAGCCAACGATGACGACAAGACGTATTACATCATAGAGAAGGAGCCCCTCATCAATGCGTACATTTCCGTGCCCAAGGAGAACAGCAGCTTGAACTGCGCCGCCTTCACGGCGGGCGTCGTGGAGGCCATCCTCACACACAGCGGCTTCCCCGCCAAGGTCACCGCCCACTGGCACAAGGGCACCACGCTGATGATCAAGTTCAACGAGTCCGTCATAGCCAGGGACAAGGCCCTGGATGGCAGATGA